GCCGAGGCCTTCCACATGTTCCACGTCCTCAATGCCGGCTCTAATCGCCTTGCCGATGATGGTTCGGTTCAAAAAGAGCCAGATGCTGGCATAAACGAGCAGGGAGATAACGATGACAATCAACCGGTAGAGTGGGATTTCAGTGCCCAGAATGTTGATCTGAGTTACCATCGGAATTGGCACAGGCCGGGGAACCAGTCCCCAGATGTATTTGATGACGCCCACACCGCCGATCAGAATCCCGAAGGATGTAATCATGGTGAAGGCGATATCGCGTTCGTATATACGTAAAAAAATGAACCGTTCCACAGCGAAACTGACGATTCCGGCAACGACCAACCCCCCCAACGCACCGAGCCACATGCTGCCGGTGACGAGACTAATGGAATAGGTTAGGTACGCACCGATGGAATAATAGAGCAATTGGTCGAGGCTGATGA
The sequence above is drawn from the Deltaproteobacteria bacterium genome and encodes:
- a CDS encoding branched-chain amino acid ABC transporter permease codes for the protein MMDTQLLISGVIFGLSIGSIFFLMAIGLSLCFGLMRIISLDQLLYYSIGAYLTYSISLVTGSMWLGALGGLVVAGIVSFAVERFIFLRIYERDIAFTMITSFGILIGGVGVIKYIWGLVPRPVPIPMVTQINILGTEIPLYRLIVIVISLLVYASIWLFLNRTIIGKAIRAGIEDVEHVEGLGINVYKLFTITFIIAGMLSGLAGGLHAPLIMVDPHMGLHLLAFVFMVVIIGGLGSIKGTLVSAFIVGQVVSLGSLIYAPLAQMAPFAIMLLILLINPTGLYGSKLLKR